Sequence from the Montipora foliosa isolate CH-2021 chromosome 12, ASM3666993v2, whole genome shotgun sequence genome:
CTAAGTAATTCCACAGACAAGAGACTGTGGAACTGTGGACTCGGAAGAGCGCGTGTCACCAGTATTAACAACGTGAAAACCTGACAACAGAGATCTTGTGCTGAATATAGCACTCGCTTACTGATTAAGcttaagcgcttgtttcagtattacgcctaagcactcttttaaaattttagctttcattttacggtttggttaactagaatttttaacgagatcgtgtgaagaatatagcccTCGTTTCCTGATTAaccctaagcgttcgtttcagaagttaggcctaagaactctttacAAATTTTAGATTTCATTTCACGGTTCGCTTAAACTACGCTTTTTAACACAAtcgtgtgatgaatatagcactcgttccagtgattaggcctaagcactcttaaaattttagctttcattttacggttcggttaactagacTTTTTACCAAGACCTTGAGAAGAATATACCggtagcactcgtttactgtttaggcctaagcacttgtttcagtgattaggcctaagcactcgtttaaaattttagctttaattttacggttcggttagggttagggttaaggtaCACTAGAATTTAAATTTTCCACGtgccgcgtaccgcgtagccagctacttaagatacttcgccaaggctgttgcctaacaggagcccagtagcctggggctcccaaagaatagctctgggcgccttaatttttcacagcaacacctttcacttcatatgttgggctcctaagttctcagcgtttagctctgagggcccctttaaaattttcttaggcagcagccttgtacttcgccatcttgactttacttctttccgcgtaccgcgtagccagcttgttaagatacttcgccatcttgactttaattctttccgcgtaccgcgtagccagcttgtaaagatacttcgccatcttgaccacaggcgccccaagctgaaaatacgtggtgtatgcgacagtttgtgtatatagagaattgtatgggaaaatcaccgatcgtaaaaaaattgtgtaaataactatctcatttgaaataaagttttcctacctcaaatgtgtgaccaacttgtctcttttggcgagtttcgagccattctgacgccgtttagtgaagtcatccggaaggccgttgctgaaataatgggaaggccggtgactccatccatcgctggccagacctcactccacaaatcgttttctcctcaacaggaaaagtcccgaatcgcaataaaaacaacagttccataaagcccaataaatttcactccaaatacgtgtgtttcggcgaccgaaagactcgtggcgaacgaaaactttgccttaaaattcacctcttcggctttcctcagaggcttgtgaccgggtagtcaacaacggaaactcgcaagatggtttcagcctcaactctgattggtccatttgaatttgaccgcgcgctggcaacacgaccgttgttgactgcccagtcacaagtcaacaacggtcgtgttgccagcgcgcggtcaaattcaaatggaccaatcagagttgaggctgaaaccatcttgcgagtttccgttgttgactacccggtcacaagcctctgaggaaagccgaagaggtgaattttaaggcaaagttttcgttcgccacgagtctttcggtcgccgaaacacacgtatttggagtgaaatttattgggctttatggaactgttgtttttattgcgattcgggacttttcctgttgaggagaaaacgatttgtggagtgaggtctggccagcgatggatggagtcaccggccttcccattatttcagcaacggccttccggatgacttcactaaacggcgtcagaatggctcgaaactcgccaaaagagacaagttggtcacacatttgaggtaggaaaactttatttcaaatgagatagttatttacacaatttttttacgatcggtgattttcccatacaattttctatatacacaaactgtcgcatacaccacgtattttcagcttggggcgcctgtgtcTTGACTTaaattctttccgcgtaccgcgcagccagcttgtaaagatacttcaccatcttgactttaattctttccgcgtaccgcgtagccagctacttaagatactcgatgtggcggggtacatgtattttgcagTTACTCCAAAAACTCATCCAACAAATTATAGCTATGTATTAAGTTGAAAGCACACAAAAATGCGTTACAACCTAGTACCTGATCATCAGCAGTCCACTGAGGTTCCTCTATAAGAAAAGGGCTGCGTTCAGTTTCAGAAACAGCAATCATTCGCATACCACTTTTACCCCTGACAAGTTGCTTTCCAGAAGACATCTTGCATTCGATTATAGTCGCGGGCTCAACATTGCAGCAGAATCAACAGGTATGAATAAGCACTTCGTGTATGACATTTATTTACAGAAGCCTTAAAAAGTTCGATGTTTTTGAGTCAAGGGGTTataattagggttagggtaatCATGTATGGTCAGCAAAAGCGTACACACTGATCATTATATCCTCTGAAAAAAAGTCGAGGAAGTATTGTGGCAAGATTGCTGTGCAGACACATTGGAAGATATATAAACACTCCTTGAAGAATGGCGTTGCGACCTTTGAAGTTGATGTTTATTTATGCGTATGCGCTTATTGTATTTTTCACTGTTCAGCATTTACGCTGTACTCACAGCCTCCTCCTAAACGGTCGTGGTGAGGACACCCAAGGTAAGCCTGCCTTGGCTGcggcttttcatttttttttttaattaaaacagTCAGATCTATCTTAATGGTCCACTTTCAaaaataggctgatttagcaacagaacgtgaacgtcagtggcgacggcgcgcgcagaaaaaacaccaatgagaattcagaatagaatagactccactcttttcttctctattctaaattctcattggtagttttgctgcgcgcgacgtcgccactgacgttcccgttctgttgctacatgtaaatcagcctaataccataatactctttgtttgtcacccaaaattttgcatattaaagcattgtttttattttctcttgggaccattgtaaggcccaagagaaactagaaacaatgcttctgcaagcaaagcaaacaaagagtattgttATAATTGAAAGTGGTCAAATGCATTTGTTAATTTATGTGGAAGCTTACTTACCCTTAACATTCTTTCCAGTACGGTTTTTGTTTCGGTAGCCttgcagctcctacaaggtctcacctgattggagaccacccttgaggtttaacaaaagaacaaataacagaaacaatggaccctagaggatagagttgcagcccttttgttttaggcctagggtccattgtttctgttatttgttgttttgttaaacctcaagggtggtctccaatcaggtgagaccttgtaagagctgcgaggtgacccttTTGCTTAAAGGTTTCGGTCATTTCCTCACTGATGACCTATGGTGTTATCTTTGTCTATGTTTCTTCTTTTGACAgacattttttgaaaaacaccCATTTGAGTTGGTTGTGGTCTCCAGTTTCTACAACAaatgtaattttgtttttaaaaaaatatttttcaacttgTTCATAGGAGTTTGGACTTGGGTTGGAGGAAGTGACCACAGAAATCAGAACAATGTAGTGGATGGCACCCAGAAATATCCAGGGAGCAGACGTGGAGCATCCAGCTGGGTGGATTCTAATGGAACAGTGTGGATTTATGGCGGAACAAGAACAAGAATGAAACCATTACATGAGCTTTGGTCACTGGATGTAAAAAGACAACAATGGCATTTTCATCAGTTCAACAAGAGCATTAGTGGTGAGCAAAGACCACCTCCTTGCTTTGGTTGTGCGTTGTGTAGCTATGAAAACAGGGTCATGGTATTTTCGTCCTTGGGtgcatttattttttatgttgATGAAAATCGGTGGTCCACTCATGACAATCAGACTGATTTCCCTCTACCAAGAAGTCATGCTGCATCCTGGTGTGACACTAACAAAGGAATAATGTGGATGTTTGGTGGATACACCGCATCAGAACAGAAACTTGGagatttttggaaattttcattAGGAGACATGCAATGGACTAAAATAGAAGTAAAGAATAACACAAGTCCTCCAAGTAGTCGCTCTAAAGCATCTGCATGGATTCATCCATCAGGGCATCTCTACATGTTTGGTGGTGCAACAAATAATGGTCTTACATCAGAGTTTTGGAAGTTTTCAACAGAAGCATCAGATTGGATGAAACTCAGCAGAACATTTGGCCGAGAATGCACTGGAAATTATGGAGAACAAGGCACTCCTTCAAACAATAATCACCCTGGTTGCAGGGAGGGTGCAGCAACATGGCTTCACGCAGATAATCTGTGGATGTTTGGTGGTTCAGGATTTGATAATTTTTCCCGTGGTGTATATGGCGAGTCAGGTCTCCTGTCAGATTTGTGGGTTTACAACATTTCCAGGAATCAGTGGGTCTGGATTGGTGGTTTAAGCAGGGGTGAAGGAATTCCAGTGTTTGGTAAGAAACGGAAGCAAGGTGTACATAATATCCCTGGTCCGAGAGTGGATGCTGTTTCATTTTCCATTGGGGAAACACTATGGCTGTTTGGAGGAGAAGGGCATGATGTGAAACAATTTGATGGTATTTTGAACGATCTGTGGAAGTTTGAACAGGTGAGACTGACAATTCCAACCACAGCAACGCATGTTCCTGGAGATACTATTCATATAACCTTTGGATTCAGGGTTCTCATTGCCATCTTCATCTTAGCAATGGGTTTGGTGGGGACCATTTGTGCCTGTTACAGTAAGGAGTGTCAAATTTTGAGGCTGAAAGGAGGGTTGCGTCCAGTAGTGAAGTACAAACCTGTGGAGGTTGAAATGATACAGGTGCCACAGCCTGAGCTGCATGCTCCATTGGAGGAGCCATATAGACCATCAAATAGGAATCTCTAAACCTCAAGGAGACACCATTAGTTAAATAAAGTTAGTTTGTACAACTAAGTAGAGCACACATTTTCTGAGATAAGGTGCATACCACCTCCAGTCAGCACTTGATATGTAAGCCTCAAATACTATAATTATGGAATAGCCCTTAGGCTCTTTTACAGTAATTTTAGTCTTTGTGCAAATTATTTGAAGTCATATATTGGTGCCATGTCTACAATAACAATGCTCTAAAAGTGCTATTAAGGTAAGGAGTCAAGTCTTCACTTACCATATACTGGTAACCCGCTTAGACTGACAAATTTGTCAATTATGATAATGACAtagagaatattacatggccatgcagagatacaaaatttctctccaAGTGGGTGCAATGAATGTTTGAAGTACTTTTCACCACCAATGAACAGTGGTGCAATTTATTAAGTAACCATAGCAATGGTGATCTTTTCGTGTGTGAAGATATATCTCAATGTGGCCACAAGTCTGAAGTCTGTTACAATCCAGTTTACTTCTACTTcctgttaaaaaggaaaactcaTCCAGAAGCAGCTCTCTGGGAAAGAGATGGCAGTCCATAACCCTAACCATTATAGGCATGTTGAGACTATTGACTGCAGCAATAGACATCATTACCATTTCCAGAGAAAGGTTAGTCAGGAAAGATGTTTTGTAACAAAACTGTTAATCAGTGAGTATTAGCAGAGTGACTTGCCTCTTTTTCTGTTCACCAATTTTTGCATTCCCTCCCCCTAAAAAGAACACTGGATGCAGGGGCAGATCTAGGATAAATAATGACCagtttccaaaacaaagaaaacctttGTAGGGGTCCGGTGGCATGCTTCCCTGggaatgttttttattttaactttccAAAGTCCTCTTTCCCTTGTTTCTGACCAATTTCCGTAAAACAGTAGAAACTGATATTTGATCCACTACTGGGATCTTAAGTTATGTATCAAAAACGACCAATAGCATGCTAGAGAATCACTTCTGAAACCATTCGATTCAGACCTGTGTGTACATGTAGCTAAAGATAATTCTATCATCAAGATGCTTAGTAGGGCTGCAGCGATACACCGGTGCACCGGTGAACCGCGATATTTTTTGTCACGATACGAGAATCAATATTTGAATGGGATATCGCTGTATcgcaaaacaataaaatattcCTCATCAAAAATCAGAAATTACTTTACCAACATTCAGAAATTACTGTTTTAATCAGTTTAATGACTTCTCACCCTAATacaaacttttttttagccACAGGGCTTCGTCCTTGCTTAGTATCGCTTCGCATGCTTTCGATCACGTATGCACCCATGCATAGTTCCAATAAGTTGTCAGCTGACACAGTCTTACGCACCCACAGCAAAAACACATGGTTCATTCATCAAAATGTCTTATTGTGTTAttttttaccatttgttaattGCTTATTTGTTATCAATGGAAATTAAAGATTCCAACACAGTTTAGTAAGATTATGTCACTTGTCAGTTGTATGTAATGATGTATCGTATTGTGTATCGTATCGTGGCACTTGTATCGAGATATGTATCGTATCCTAAGAAAATGAATATCTGTAAATCTACCTTTATTTCATGAActtttttcaaacttca
This genomic interval carries:
- the LOC137979081 gene encoding leucine-zipper-like transcriptional regulator 1 homolog; the encoded protein is MALRPLKLMFIYAYALIVFFTVQHLRCTHSLLLNGRGEDTQGVWTWVGGSDHRNQNNVVDGTQKYPGSRRGASSWVDSNGTVWIYGGTRTRMKPLHELWSLDVKRQQWHFHQFNKSISGEQRPPPCFGCALCSYENRVMVFSSLGAFIFYVDENRWSTHDNQTDFPLPRSHAASWCDTNKGIMWMFGGYTASEQKLGDFWKFSLGDMQWTKIEVKNNTSPPSSRSKASAWIHPSGHLYMFGGATNNGLTSEFWKFSTEASDWMKLSRTFGRECTGNYGEQGTPSNNNHPGCREGAATWLHADNLWMFGGSGFDNFSRGVYGESGLLSDLWVYNISRNQWVWIGGLSRGEGIPVFGKKRKQGVHNIPGPRVDAVSFSIGETLWLFGGEGHDVKQFDGILNDLWKFEQVRLTIPTTATHVPGDTIHITFGFRVLIAIFILAMGLVGTICACYSKECQILRLKGGLRPVVKYKPVEVEMIQVPQPELHAPLEEPYRPSNRNL